Proteins from a genomic interval of Diaphorobacter sp. HDW4A:
- a CDS encoding carbohydrate ABC transporter permease codes for MPPAALAAAATLPTSLHEQSPNPIHPRKSAAQPTTQPWQKESARSYGLGLAPALVVLGSITLLPLLTLITVSLTPLSLTNPEGTFHFNQPLGNYAQLLEDERFLHSLWVQFKLSTVGVLLQLLIGLGLALLLDTGSRVASGVRTLFLIPMVLPPIVVALIWKILYTPEISPMHALLEHWGLPVRSLIANPDTALWAIVAADVWQWFPFTMLMVLANLQMVPRDPLNAARIDGANRWQVFRYIVFPFLKRTLVVCALFRLIDSFKAFPLLYVLTNGGPGTVTEVTNFYGFIQAFNFSYWGYGSAIAVVMLAGIFVLCAVVSHLGRNAGARHAR; via the coding sequence ATGCCGCCAGCCGCCTTGGCCGCAGCCGCCACGCTGCCTACCTCTCTCCACGAGCAATCGCCCAACCCGATTCACCCGCGGAAGTCGGCCGCTCAGCCGACCACGCAACCATGGCAAAAAGAAAGCGCGCGCTCCTACGGCCTGGGTCTCGCGCCCGCACTCGTGGTGCTGGGCAGCATCACGCTGCTGCCGCTGCTCACGCTGATCACCGTGAGCCTCACGCCGCTGAGCCTGACCAATCCCGAGGGCACGTTCCACTTCAATCAGCCGCTGGGCAACTACGCCCAGTTGCTGGAGGACGAGCGCTTTCTGCACTCGCTGTGGGTGCAGTTCAAGCTCTCGACGGTGGGCGTGCTCCTGCAGTTGCTGATCGGCCTCGGGCTGGCGCTACTGCTCGATACCGGCAGCCGGGTCGCCTCGGGCGTTCGCACGCTGTTTCTCATTCCCATGGTGCTGCCGCCCATCGTTGTGGCGCTGATCTGGAAGATTCTCTATACCCCCGAGATCAGCCCGATGCACGCGTTGCTTGAGCACTGGGGACTGCCGGTGCGCTCGCTGATCGCCAACCCCGACACAGCGCTTTGGGCCATCGTAGCGGCGGATGTGTGGCAGTGGTTTCCGTTCACCATGCTGATGGTGCTGGCCAACCTGCAGATGGTGCCGCGCGACCCGCTTAACGCCGCGCGCATCGACGGCGCCAACCGCTGGCAGGTGTTTCGCTACATCGTCTTTCCGTTTCTCAAGCGCACGCTGGTGGTCTGCGCGCTGTTTCGCCTGATCGACAGCTTCAAGGCCTTTCCGCTGCTCTACGTGCTCACCAACGGCGGCCCTGGCACCGTGACCGAAGTGACCAATTTCTACGGCTTCATCCAGGCCTTCAACTTCTCGTACTGGGGCTACGGCAGCGCAATCGCGGTCGTGATGCTCGCGGGCATCTTCGTGCTCTGCGCCGTCGTGAGCCATCTGGGCCGCAATGCAGGAGCACGCCATGCACGCTGA
- a CDS encoding carbohydrate ABC transporter permease produces MHAEVTLSITPSRPPFTQRFTGFVARHARDAVSVLILLLVLAPFAWLIQMAFRPAADALELNFQFTPTLDAFRDLWQDAFARSFGNSLLVSTLSTALSMLIGVPAAYALSRWTFRQRSHVALWILCTRMAPPIAFTIPFFLAFRWLGMLDTVWALVVVYLTFNLAIVIWMMQGFFDAAPTALEEAAWLDGCGIWSAFWHVTLPLTRPGLVATAVLCFIFSWSDFFFALILTRTQAVTAPVAIVNFLQYDGWEWTKIAAAGTLVMLPVLVFTALVRKYLVHGLTAGGVKD; encoded by the coding sequence ATGCACGCTGAAGTCACACTGTCCATAACACCATCACGCCCACCATTCACCCAGCGGTTCACCGGATTCGTCGCCCGCCATGCGCGCGACGCCGTCTCTGTTCTGATTCTGCTGCTGGTGCTTGCTCCATTTGCATGGCTGATCCAGATGGCGTTTCGCCCCGCCGCAGACGCGCTGGAATTGAACTTCCAGTTCACGCCCACGCTGGACGCATTCCGCGATCTCTGGCAGGACGCTTTCGCCCGGTCCTTCGGCAACAGCCTGCTGGTGAGCACACTGTCCACGGCGCTGTCGATGCTCATCGGCGTGCCCGCCGCCTACGCGCTTTCGCGCTGGACCTTCCGCCAGCGCAGCCACGTTGCGCTGTGGATTCTGTGCACCCGCATGGCCCCGCCGATTGCGTTCACCATTCCATTTTTCCTCGCCTTCCGCTGGCTCGGCATGCTGGACACGGTCTGGGCGCTGGTCGTGGTCTATCTCACGTTCAATCTCGCCATCGTCATCTGGATGATGCAAGGCTTTTTCGACGCGGCGCCCACCGCGCTCGAAGAGGCCGCGTGGCTCGACGGTTGCGGCATCTGGTCGGCGTTCTGGCACGTGACGCTGCCGCTCACCCGCCCCGGCCTCGTCGCCACCGCTGTGCTGTGCTTCATTTTCTCGTGGAGCGACTTCTTCTTCGCGCTCATCCTCACCCGCACGCAGGCGGTGACGGCGCCCGTCGCCATCGTCAACTTCCTGCAGTACGACGGCTGGGAATGGACCAAGATCGCCGCCGCCGGCACGCTGGTGATGCTGCCGGTGCTGGTCTTCACCGCGCTGGTGCGCAAGTACCTGGTACACGGGCTCACAGCAGGTGGCGTGAAGGACTGA
- a CDS encoding ABC transporter ATP-binding protein gives MASISIRQVHKQFQGQDVLKGISLDIRDGEFVALVGPSGCGKSTLLRILAGLESVSSGEITLGGKRINDVPPRDRNIAMVFQNYALYPHLSVAENLGFALKLQRKSPAQIRERVNQVAEILGLSPLLERLPGQLSGGQRQRVAMGRAIIREPDAFLFDEPLSNLDAKLRVQMRTEIKALHQRLRTTTVYVTHDQVEAMTMADRIVVMRDGVIEQSGTPLELYDRPRNAFVAQFIGSPSMNLIAARTHNTDSGLRLVTDDGLQLPVPEQWSLPHDNDIWLGIRPEHLRIAQANAAHNSWPAITEVVEPTGADTQIVSRLGQHQVISVANERIQLQPGEPLHLQPQASALHIFDRESGRRLN, from the coding sequence ATGGCCTCGATCTCCATCCGCCAGGTGCACAAGCAATTTCAGGGGCAGGATGTCCTCAAGGGCATCTCGCTCGACATCCGCGACGGTGAATTCGTGGCGCTCGTCGGCCCATCGGGCTGCGGCAAATCCACGCTGCTGCGCATTCTGGCGGGCCTCGAATCCGTGAGCAGCGGCGAAATCACGCTCGGCGGCAAGCGCATCAACGACGTCCCGCCACGTGACCGCAACATCGCCATGGTGTTCCAGAACTACGCGCTCTACCCGCACCTGAGCGTGGCCGAGAATCTGGGATTTGCGCTCAAGCTGCAACGCAAAAGCCCGGCGCAGATCCGCGAGCGCGTGAACCAAGTGGCCGAGATTCTGGGCCTGTCGCCCCTGCTCGAGCGTCTGCCCGGCCAGCTCTCGGGCGGCCAGCGCCAGCGCGTGGCCATGGGGCGGGCGATCATCCGTGAGCCCGACGCCTTTCTGTTCGACGAGCCGCTCTCCAACCTCGACGCCAAACTGCGCGTGCAGATGCGCACCGAAATCAAGGCGCTGCACCAGCGCCTGCGCACCACCACCGTCTACGTCACCCACGACCAGGTCGAAGCCATGACCATGGCCGACCGCATCGTCGTCATGCGCGACGGCGTCATCGAACAGTCGGGCACGCCGCTCGAACTCTACGACCGCCCGCGCAACGCCTTCGTCGCCCAGTTCATCGGATCACCATCAATGAACCTGATCGCCGCGCGCACGCACAACACCGATTCGGGCCTGCGCCTTGTGACCGACGACGGCCTGCAACTACCGGTGCCCGAGCAATGGAGTCTGCCGCACGACAACGACATCTGGCTTGGCATCCGCCCCGAACACTTGCGCATCGCGCAGGCCAATGCCGCACACAATAGCTGGCCCGCGATCACCGAAGTGGTCGAACCCACAGGCGCGGACACCCAGATCGTCTCGCGCCTCGGCCAGCATCAGGTGATCTCGGTCGCCAATGAGCGCATTCAACTGCAACCCGGCGAGCCGCTTCATCTGCAGCCACAGGCATCGGCGCTGCACATCTTCGACCGCGAAAGCGGAAGACGGCTGAATTGA
- a CDS encoding Fur family transcriptional regulator, with translation MQRRIQSTPTRKTVRFARIPPNAQPEDTTPASLENTDTASPPTPSEKMDLSSPATTVVIQSLRNAGVRPTIPRIAVYQIVASMEPAGIGAEQLLDALPARGFPAAISTVYRTITELESLGLLVRSQDSAGRRVYLTNACAQLGKIYFRQGPRGKLKPVVDPALYEHLSRLAQQQGMDWRGKSLVVQAGD, from the coding sequence ATGCAGCGCAGAATCCAATCGACGCCCACCCGCAAGACCGTCCGCTTCGCCCGCATTCCACCCAACGCACAGCCCGAAGACACCACACCCGCTTCGCTGGAAAATACGGACACGGCAAGCCCACCCACCCCATCCGAAAAAATGGACCTGAGCTCCCCCGCGACGACGGTAGTGATCCAAAGCCTGCGCAACGCAGGCGTGCGCCCCACCATCCCCCGCATCGCCGTCTACCAGATCGTCGCGTCGATGGAACCCGCAGGCATAGGCGCCGAACAACTGCTGGACGCCCTACCCGCCCGAGGCTTCCCCGCCGCCATCAGCACCGTCTACCGCACGATCACCGAGCTCGAATCACTGGGCCTGCTCGTCCGCTCCCAGGACTCGGCCGGAAGGCGCGTCTACCTGACCAACGCCTGCGCGCAGTTGGGCAAGATCTATTTTCGGCAAGGGCCGAGAGGCAAGCTGAAGCCCGTGGTGGACCCAGCGTTGTATGAGCATCTCAGCCGGCTGGCGCAGCAGCAGGGGATGGATTGGCGAGGGAAGTCGTTGGTGGTGCAAGCGGGGGATTGA